The Candidatus Hydrogenedentota bacterium genomic interval TCTGTCACGATGCGCGTTTGGCGCCTGTGGGAGCTTTGGGATCGTTGGAGGTGAATACCATCGGCGAGCATAATATCCAAAATGCGCTGGGCGCTTGTGCCGTTGGCTTGTGTCTGGGCATCCGCTTCCCCACGATTGCCGACGGGCTGCGCAGCTTTGGCGGCGTACGTCGTCGCATGCAGCTCTGCGGCGAGGAGAAGGGTGTCGTGGTTATTGAAGACTACGCCCATCATCCCACGGAAATTACCCACACCCTTGAGGCGTCGCGCTGGATGGACGCGAAGCGTATCATCTGCGTGTTCCAACCCCATCTCTACAGCCGCACCAAATTTTTCTGTGATGAATTTGCCGCCGCCTTGGCGTTGGCCGACCGCACGTTGGTGACGGACATTTATCCTTCCCGTGAAGCGCCCATGCCCGGTGTGGATGCGGGTCTCATCGTGGATGCCGCCCACAAGCTGGGCGCGCGCCATGTGGAGTTGGTGGGCGCAATGGAGGGGATTCCGGAACTGTTGGTTCCCGATCTGGAATCGGGCGATGTAGTCTTGATTTTAGGCGCAGGCAATATCAATCGTATTGCGCAACCGTTGTTAAGCCATTTAAAATCAACCTAGGGAGGAACTTGATGCTATGATCTGGAAAAAGTCTTCATCGCAACGGGGCGCTGCCAAAGGCAAGGTTAAGAATCGTGGGGCAAAGCGCTCCGGTCGATGGGTGGGCTATCTGGGGGCTGTCGCCATCATCGGTGTTTTTTACTACGTCACTTCGTCGCCTTCCTTTTCTGTACAAGAGATTAGTTTTGACCAATTGAATTGGCTGAACGAAGCAGATATACAGCGGGATTCAGGCATTACGGTTGACGACAACATCTTTTTTCTTGATGCCGAGGCAGTTCAAAGGCGCCTGGAAGCGCTTCCCTATGTGAAGCACTGTGCCGTTGAAAAAATGTTTCGTTATCGTAAAGTGTATCTTAGGATTGACGAGCGTCGGCCCATTGCAACGGTTATGGTCAACAACCATTTATTTGAGATCGATCAAGACCAATTTGTATTACGTGAGCTGTCTCCTTTTTCGTTTCATACGGATCCGCTGATCACGAACCTTCCCAATCTTTTCGCCTTGGAAATCGGCAAGCCCATTGAAAGCGTTGAGCTAGGCGAAGCGCTGAAATTGTGGGGTTTGTTCAAGGCTTTGCCTTTTGCTAAAGACCTGACCTTGTCGGAATTGTCTGCGGAAAGCCACGACTCGCTTTGCATGTATTTTGAAGAATTACCTTATGAGCTACGTTGGGGCCGTGCCGACTTCGAAGCCCAAATCGAGAACTTGGCCATTCTTTGGGACGAAAAAAACGGCTTTATCCCCTGTGATTATTATCTCGATCTTCGTTTCGAGAACCTTTTACCGTGTTATTAGCAGCATTAATCTTTATTAGGCGTAAGCGCCGGAGGGCATGTTATGGATTCTTTTGAAGAACGAGAGAGTTTTGATAAAGGTGCAGTGATCAAGGTGTGTGGAGTTGGCGGCGGCGGCGGCAATGCCGTTAATCGCATGATTGAAGCGGGTATGACCAATGTGGATTTTATCGCGATCAATACGGATGCCATGGATTTGAAAAGCTCCTTGGCTGCGACGCGTCTGCAGATCGGATGGGGCCGCGGTTTGGGAGCGGGCGCCAAGCCTGAAGTGGGGCGCCAGTCCTGCGAAGATGATCGGGAACGGGTGCGCGGCGTCTTGGAAGGTGCCGATATGGTGTTCCTCGCTGCCGGTCTGGGCGGCGGGACGGGCACCGGCGCATCGCCTATCGTGGCGGAAGAGGCGGCCGCGGCGGGGGCACTTGTTGTCGCCATTGTAACGCTTCCTTTCAGTTATGAGGGTAAAGAGCGCATGGACAATGCGCTGGCCGGTCTGGAAGAACTGGAAGAGCATGTGGACTCCCTGATTGTTGTGCCCAACGACCGCATCGCCTATCTAAGCGATAAAGACACGCGTTTTATTGATTCTTTCCGCAAAGGGGATGAAGTGCTCCATGATGGGGTTCGCGCCATTTCGCAGCTGATCACGGAGCCGGGATTGATTAACGTAGACTTTGCCGATGTGCGTACGGTGATGGAAGCGCGCGGCCGTGCACTCATGGGCATTGGCGTGGCGGAGGGCAACGATCGCGCCTTGCGTGCGGCGCAAGAAGCGATCACCTGTCCGTTGCTTGAGCAGTCTACGATTGAAGGAGCCCAAGGCGTGATTATCAACGTTCGGGGCGGCGAAGATTTGCGTACCGTAGAAGTGAACAACGCGAATGAATTTATTATGCACAGCATCGGCAATGAGGCGAAGATTGTTGCAGGCACCATGATTGATAAGGACGATCGTCCTGAAGTTCAAATTACGGTGATTGCTGCGGGCTTCCCGAAACGGGATCCTTCTGAATATACGAAGCCCCGGCGCATGTCTGAGGCCGTGAAACAAAGCCTTAATCCTACGCCCCTCGTTATTGAGAAAGCGGCTCCGGTCAGCGAAGCAGCGAAACCGTCGTCCTTAATGCCGGAAATCAATACGAGACCGGAAACAGCGCCGATAAGTGCCGCGCCCAAGCGCGTTATGCCGAATAAACCTAAGCCGGAAAAGAGCGTGTCCGGTCAAAAAGAACTGCCTTTAGGCGTGCCCATGCCTGCGGAAGTGCCGGAAAAAGAAGAAGTGAATTTGTCGATCCCTGCTTTTTTACGGCGGGCCATGAACAAAAAATAAGGGCATCGGCTGCGGTGGTGTTGCCGCGCCATTTTGCGTGCCCATGCCCATGCCGCCGTATAAGAGTCCTTTGTGGATCATTTTGCAATACCGTGAAGGAGAATAACTAAGGTTTCTGTCTAGCGTCAGGGCTAGTCTACAGGGTACAATAGTATGCTTGGAAGCGCAGCGCCATTAAAAACGGGTTGGCACGGGAATAAGCGTCCGTGATAAACTAGCGTCAATTGATTTAGTGCTGCGCTGTGAGCGTGTTTTCTGCAAGAGGATTGCAAGATCATGAGCTTTTTAAAAAAACTTATTCCGGGCTTGGGCACCACTCCCAAGAGCAAACAGATTCATCGCAACACCCATCATGAAGACAATGATTTGGAATTTTCCCATGTGGGCCCTTATAAGATCATTGCGCCCATAGGCAGCGGCGGTATGGGTACGGTATATAAGGCCTTGGATCCGGTCCGCGACGTTACGGTGGCGATTAAAATTTTGGATCGCCGCTATGACTTGGATAAGAAACGTGCCAAGCGTGATTATTTGCGGCGCGAGATCATCATTGCTGCGTCTCTGAATCATCCCACCATCATTAAGATGGATAAGGACATTATGATTCAGGAAGACAACGACGGCAACCTGCGGCGCTGCTTGGTTATGGAATATATTGACGGTTATAACTTGAAACATTTCATTGATAACCGAATTTTGACGATGAAACAAATGACGAGTATTATTGTGTGCCTCTGTGAAGGACTCGATTTCCTGCATCAAAATGGCGTGGTTCACCGAGATATTAAGCCGGCGAACTTCTTGTTTTCGCGCGACGGTAAACAGATCAAAATCGTGGACTTTGGGCTTTCTAAAACGACGAGTAATTGGCGTATGCGCTGGGCGAAAGAAGTGGGAGGCACGCGCCTCTACATGTCGCCCGAACAGCTGCGCAAAAAAAGCCTAGACCACCGCTCCGATATTTTCTCTTTCGGTATTACGATGTTTGAACTTTTTTCGGGCCGCCATCCCTGCAGCGGGAAGTCGACCAAAGAGATCCAGAAGCAAATTCTGAGTTCTTCTTATAAATGGCCGCGGCCCTCTTCGGTGAATGCGGAAATTCCCACGCAAATGGATAAGGTTGTTTTGAAATGTCTGAGACGGGACATCACCCGACGCTATCAATCTTGTACGGAATTACTGCTGGATCTAACACGGGTTACAGATTCAAGGATTTAACATGAAAAAGATCTATTTTGGCAAAAAGAAAAAATCAGAACCGCGTTTAGCGTTGATTGTAGGCGTAGTTGCGCTGCTTTTTATTCTCATTCTCGTGGGTCCCTATCTCTACGCCCGTTCGCGAAGCGTATTGCCCGCCCTTGGTGCCGCATCCAAACACAGTATGGAAGAGCAGCTGCAAGAAGCGAACGAATATTTCAATAGCACCGCTTACGATGAGGCTGAGAAAATACTGAAGCCCCTGTTGAACGGCAGAGACGCCGTGTTCACGCCCCGCGCGATCCTCTTGCAGGCAGCCATTGAAAATAAACGGGATAACCAAGAGAGCGCCCTTGAGCTGTTATCAAAGGCTTGCGAGACTTTCGCGGGCAGCCCCGAATTTCCCGCCTTGAATGTGGAGAAAGGGCGGCAGTATGAGCGGATGGGTCAGCAGGATGAGGCACAGCAGATTTATGAATCCGTCCGCGACAACGCGGCGCCCGAACAGCAGGCAGCGGCTACGGCAGGCTTGGGCAGGCTCGCCGAGAAATCCGGCAACAAACAGGAAGCCCGCGATCTGTACCGGGACGCCTTGCCCCGACTGAGCATTGGCACCGCCCAATGGGATGAGGTTGCCGATGATCTTGGCAGGCTTAATGTGGAATTAATCTTTTCGCCGCAAGAGACTTCGGACAGCCGTTTCTATTCGGTAGAAAAAGGCGATTCGCTCATCTCCATCGGCATCAAACTGAATACGACGCAGGGCCTGTTGATGACGGCGAACAACATAACGGATCCGTCGAAACTTCATTTGGGTCAGCGGCTCAAATATACGCCCAAAGACTTTTATATCATTATTGAACGAAGCACCTGCAATCTCTACCTCTTCGACTCCCATGGCTTTTTCAAGCGCTACAAAGTGGGGCTGGGCAAACCGGGACATGAGACTACGCTGGGCAGCTATGTCATCGGCAACAAACAAAAAGATCCCGTGTGGTTTAAACCGGGAGCCGGCGCCATTGATGCAGGTTCGGAAGACAACGAATTGGGAACACGCTGGATGCCGCTGGTGCCGACGAAAGAAGGACTGCCCACAGATCTCGGTATCCACGGCACGGTTGCACCGGAAACGGTGGGCTTCTATTCTTCCAAAGGCTGTGCGCGCATGGAAAACGAAAAGGTGGAAGAGCTCTTCGATTTGGTGGTGCGCTCCACGCCGGTGGACATTGTTGAGAGCCTCGCCGATCGGGATAAGGACGTGCAAGAAGAGGCGCATCCTTTGCCGGCAGCTGAAGCGGTGCCCGTTCTTTCTGAGGAAAGCGCTGCTGCGCCTGAGCCGCTGGAGCCCATCGATCCGCCCGCGGATCTTTAATCAGGCAGATGAGAGCGCATAAGATGCCACGGCATTCGGTCTCCTTAAGAAACCACGAACAAATATTTTTTATAGTGCGATTTTATCTTCGAGGAACTTCATCAGAAGTGTACATTGGGCTGTCTACATCGCTCCGCTCTGTGTGGATAAGCTGACCTGACTATCCTTCCGAATTGTAGATAGCACACAAGATTGGTTCTTTTACATCATGAATAGGTCCATCGCTGTTGTCATGTTGCACGGTGCTTGCAACATGTTTTGTAAATTCTGTATTAACGACCATCAGCTCCAGTCTTTTTCTAAAGAGGAATATGTAGAGCTGGTGGACGACCTCGCCGAAGAGGGCTTTAAGAATATTGTCATTGGCGGCGGGGAACCCTTTACCTGGCGTCATGGTCTTCGCTTTGCGGCGACTGCCGCGAAGGCGCGCGGATTTTATGTGCAGGTGGGCACCAACGGCATTTTGATGCCTTCCGACAATAGCTTCGCCGGTGTGGTGGACCGCTTTGTGCTCCCTTTGGACAGTGCCGACGGGGAAGAACATGATTGTCTGCGCACGGACATTCCGGGCACAGGCAGCCATCACCGCCTTATTCTGGAGCGCCTCGAAGAGCTGCGCCAATGGGACTATTCCGTGACCGTGTCCACCGTGGTCTCTCAGCTTACCTTCAGGAACCTCCTTTCTTTAGGCGACCTTCTGGCCGATTATGTAGGCAAGGGGGGGAGGCTCCATGCCTGGCATTTGTACCGTTTCATTCCGCGGGGGCGCGGCGGCGCGCAGATGTTGGAGCTTTTAAATATTTCGCGGGAAGACTATAACAGCGCGGCGCGGACCGTTTTGGCGCAGCAATATCCCATTATTGTGTATCGGCCCCCCTACATGCGCCATTCCCGAATGGTTGACTTTTTTTGGAAAGAAGCAGATCGTCTTCGTATCGGCAGCAAAGAATGGAGCCGCCAGCACGAAACACTCCCTTTATCTGCTAAAAAGAGATAAAATAAAGGATAACTTTGGGAATATTTTAAATATTCGCCATCGTTACCACAGTGTGGTACTGTGTTTATTTTCATTCACTCAAAACAAAGTATAGCTTAACTAACTCCCATAGGAGAAATATTTCTCATGACAGTTCAAAATGCGTCGGTGACAATTGATGAAGAACGAATTCACCATATCCTGGAAAATACGGTTGAGGATAGGGTGCACGTACGCGAGGTTCTTCAAAAATCCTTGGAGCTGAAAGGGCTGGAAGATTCAGATGTGCCCATATTGATGGCGATCCAATCGCCTGATTTGTTGGAAGAGTTGTTTCATACAGCGCGCCAAGCGAAGCTGGAGATTTACGGGCGTCGTATTGTGCTCTTTGCGCCGCTCTATGTTTCCAACCTCTGTTCGAATGACTGCACTTATTGCGCCTTTCGCCGCGCCAATAAAGAGGTGAAGCGCCGTGCTCTGCGTCAAGATGAAGTGGCGAATGAAACCAAGATTATTTTGGATCAAGGACACAAACGCATTCTCCTTGTTGCGGGCGAGTCGTATCCCAACGAGGGGATCAACTATATTTTCGATTGTATCGACACGATCTATGATATGAAGACGGAGTGGGGCGAAATACGGCGGGTCAACGTGAATATTGCGCCCCTTACGCTGGAGGAGTTTCAAGAACTGAAACTGCGTCGTATCGGTACTTATCAGCTCTTCCAAGAGACCTATCACCGCGACACCTATAAGAAAGTGCATATTGCGGGTAAGAAACGGGATTTCGATTGGCGCATCACCGCTATGGACCGCGCCATGGCCGCAGGAATCGATGATGTGGGTATTGGCGCGCTTTTCGGTCTCTACGATTGGCGTTTTGAGATGCTCGCGCTGCTGCAGCATATTGCCCATTTGGTGAAGCACTTTGGAATTGGCCCGCATACGATCAGCGTGCCGCGCATTGAGCCTGCCGTAGGCTCCGATTTATCACTTCATCCGCCCATCCCGGTGACGGATCTCGAATTCAAGAAACTCGTCGCCATCCTGCGCCTAACCGTTCCTTACACGGGGATTATCATGTCCACCCGTGAGACGCCGGAGATGCGCCATGAAACGTTGGCGCTCGGTGTGTCTCAGATCTCTGCGGGCAGCCGAACGAATCCGGGCGGATACAACGAAGATGAACAATTCGATACGAGCCAATTTTCTTTGGGCGATCATCGTAATCTGGATGAAGTGGTTGCGGATATTACGAGTATGGGCTATATCCCGTCCTTTTGTACGGGCTGCTACCGTATGAAGCGGACCGGCAAAGATTTCATGGACCTTGCCAAACCGGGCCTGATCAAAAATTATTGTGATGTAAACGCCTTGAGTACCTTCGCCGAATTTCTGGAACACTATGCCTCAGCAGAGACCAAAGAGTCGGGTGATGCCCTGGTTGATTCCATATTAGAGGAGATGCCGGCAGCGCGCCGCGAACGTGCCGAAAAGCTTGTGAAGGGTGTACGTGCAGGCGGCCGCGACCTTTATGTATAATAGCCGTGATACGTGTTAAATCCTATGATTGGCCGCAACGGATCCCGCTTGGCGGGAACAAACGAACGGGAAGGGAAGTACTATAAGTAAACATCTTATTTTCGGTGTCCACATCCAAAACCGCGGTGAAAATGCCTTGCGTGTGCAGCAGGTATTGACCGAATACGGTTGTTTTATCAAGACCCGCTTGGGACTGCATGAAGTGGACGAGAACTTTTGTTCAACGGGCGGGATCCTGATTCTGGAGATGTTCGGCGATCTAGAGAAATGCGTTGAAATGCGCGATAAGCTGAAGGTCATCGATGGCATCGACGTCAAAGAAATGAATTTCAATCACGATTGATGCTGCCCCTAAGCTAAAATGGATCGGTAAAAAAATAAGCGCCGGAAGCGAAAACTCCCGGCGCTTTTTTAATGTAGATAGCGTTATTTTTCGTCGTCGTCTTTTTCCGGCGCGTCGGTGATCAGGCATTCCATGGTAATCATCATGCCCGCCACACTGACGGCGTTTTGCATGGCGTAGCGAATCACTTTGGCAGGATCAATGATACCCGCTTTCACCAAGTCTTCCATTTCACCGGATTCTGCGTTGAAACCGATGTTTCCTTTGGTTTCAAGAACGTTATTGATCGCAACGCCGCCTTCCAGACCCGCGTTGACGGCGATCTGGGCGAGGGGCTGCATCATGGCAGCGGCAAGAACATTCGCGCCGGTTTTCTCGTCGCCCGAAAGTTCCAAAGCCTTTACCTTTGCGGCTGCACGGAGCAGGGGCACGCCGCCGCCTGCAACGATGCCTTCTTCAATAGCGGCACGGGTCGCGTTAAGGGCGTCATCGGCACGGTCTTTCTTCTCTTTCAGTTCGATTTCGCTGGCTGCGCCAATCTGAATGACTGCAACACCGCCGGCAAGTTTGGCAAGGCGTTCCTGTAATTTTTCGCGGTCATAATCAGAAGTGGATGTTTCGATACCTTTACGGAGCTGATCGATACGGCCTTTGATGTCTTTCTTTTTACCGCCCCCTTGGATGATGGTAGTATTATCTTTGGTAATTTCGACCCGTTTCGCCGTGCCCAGCTGGCTCAGTTCCAGGTTTTCCAGTTTCATACCCAGATCTTCGCTGAGGAATTGACCGCCCGTTAAAATGGCGAGGTCACGCAAGATTTCTTTGCGCCGATCGCCAAAAGCGGGGGCTTTAATGGCGGCTACGTTAAGAATGCCGCGCAGACGGTTTACAACGAGGGTCGCCAGCGCTTCGCCTTCCAAGTCTTCGGCAATGATAAGCAGCGGTTTGCTCGCTTGCGCAATCTTCTGCAAGAGGGGAAGCAATTCGCGGATGGCGCTAATTTTCTTTTCATAACACAGGATATAGGCGTCTTCCAGGTTCACACGCATATTTTCGCGGTCATTGACAAAATGAGGGGACAGATAGCCGCGGTCAAACTGCATGCCATCGACAAGCTCAATTTCCGTGTCAAAGGATTTGCCTTCTTCAATGGTGATAACGCCGTCTTCGCCCACTTGTTCAATTGCGTTGGCAATGATATCGCCAATCGTCGTATCGCCGTTGGCGGATACGGTGGCGACCTGACGGACTTCGTCGTGGTTTTTGATTTTTTTAGCCATGGCGCCGATGGCGTCTAAAGCGGCTGCCAAACCTTTTTCCATGCCTCGTTTGAGGTGGGCAGGATTGGCGCCGGCAGTCACTTGACGCAGACCGTTTTCTACCAAACTCTGCACTAGAACCGTAGCCGTCGTGGTACCGTCTCCGGCGAGGTCGTTGGTTTTGCTCGCCGCCTGACGAACCATGCGCGCTCCCATATTTTCATAAGGATCTTCGACTTCCACTTCCTTGGCTACGGTCACGCCGTCTTTCGTAATTTTCGGAGCGCCAAAAGACCGCTCTAAAAGTACATTGCGGCCCCGTGGTCCGAGGGTGGTTTTGACTGCGTCGGCAAGTTGATTTACGCCG includes:
- a CDS encoding FtsQ-type POTRA domain-containing protein, whose amino-acid sequence is MIWKKSSSQRGAAKGKVKNRGAKRSGRWVGYLGAVAIIGVFYYVTSSPSFSVQEISFDQLNWLNEADIQRDSGITVDDNIFFLDAEAVQRRLEALPYVKHCAVEKMFRYRKVYLRIDERRPIATVMVNNHLFEIDQDQFVLRELSPFSFHTDPLITNLPNLFALEIGKPIESVELGEALKLWGLFKALPFAKDLTLSELSAESHDSLCMYFEELPYELRWGRADFEAQIENLAILWDEKNGFIPCDYYLDLRFENLLPCY
- the ftsZ gene encoding cell division protein FtsZ, encoding MDSFEERESFDKGAVIKVCGVGGGGGNAVNRMIEAGMTNVDFIAINTDAMDLKSSLAATRLQIGWGRGLGAGAKPEVGRQSCEDDRERVRGVLEGADMVFLAAGLGGGTGTGASPIVAEEAAAAGALVVAIVTLPFSYEGKERMDNALAGLEELEEHVDSLIVVPNDRIAYLSDKDTRFIDSFRKGDEVLHDGVRAISQLITEPGLINVDFADVRTVMEARGRALMGIGVAEGNDRALRAAQEAITCPLLEQSTIEGAQGVIINVRGGEDLRTVEVNNANEFIMHSIGNEAKIVAGTMIDKDDRPEVQITVIAAGFPKRDPSEYTKPRRMSEAVKQSLNPTPLVIEKAAPVSEAAKPSSLMPEINTRPETAPISAAPKRVMPNKPKPEKSVSGQKELPLGVPMPAEVPEKEEVNLSIPAFLRRAMNKK
- a CDS encoding serine/threonine protein kinase, which produces MSFLKKLIPGLGTTPKSKQIHRNTHHEDNDLEFSHVGPYKIIAPIGSGGMGTVYKALDPVRDVTVAIKILDRRYDLDKKRAKRDYLRREIIIAASLNHPTIIKMDKDIMIQEDNDGNLRRCLVMEYIDGYNLKHFIDNRILTMKQMTSIIVCLCEGLDFLHQNGVVHRDIKPANFLFSRDGKQIKIVDFGLSKTTSNWRMRWAKEVGGTRLYMSPEQLRKKSLDHRSDIFSFGITMFELFSGRHPCSGKSTKEIQKQILSSSYKWPRPSSVNAEIPTQMDKVVLKCLRRDITRRYQSCTELLLDLTRVTDSRI
- a CDS encoding L,D-transpeptidase family protein, encoding MKKIYFGKKKKSEPRLALIVGVVALLFILILVGPYLYARSRSVLPALGAASKHSMEEQLQEANEYFNSTAYDEAEKILKPLLNGRDAVFTPRAILLQAAIENKRDNQESALELLSKACETFAGSPEFPALNVEKGRQYERMGQQDEAQQIYESVRDNAAPEQQAAATAGLGRLAEKSGNKQEARDLYRDALPRLSIGTAQWDEVADDLGRLNVELIFSPQETSDSRFYSVEKGDSLISIGIKLNTTQGLLMTANNITDPSKLHLGQRLKYTPKDFYIIIERSTCNLYLFDSHGFFKRYKVGLGKPGHETTLGSYVIGNKQKDPVWFKPGAGAIDAGSEDNELGTRWMPLVPTKEGLPTDLGIHGTVAPETVGFYSSKGCARMENEKVEELFDLVVRSTPVDIVESLADRDKDVQEEAHPLPAAEAVPVLSEESAAAPEPLEPIDPPADL
- a CDS encoding radical SAM protein, which encodes MFCKFCINDHQLQSFSKEEYVELVDDLAEEGFKNIVIGGGEPFTWRHGLRFAATAAKARGFYVQVGTNGILMPSDNSFAGVVDRFVLPLDSADGEEHDCLRTDIPGTGSHHRLILERLEELRQWDYSVTVSTVVSQLTFRNLLSLGDLLADYVGKGGRLHAWHLYRFIPRGRGGAQMLELLNISREDYNSAARTVLAQQYPIIVYRPPYMRHSRMVDFFWKEADRLRIGSKEWSRQHETLPLSAKKR
- the hydG gene encoding [FeFe] hydrogenase H-cluster radical SAM maturase HydG; translation: MTVQNASVTIDEERIHHILENTVEDRVHVREVLQKSLELKGLEDSDVPILMAIQSPDLLEELFHTARQAKLEIYGRRIVLFAPLYVSNLCSNDCTYCAFRRANKEVKRRALRQDEVANETKIILDQGHKRILLVAGESYPNEGINYIFDCIDTIYDMKTEWGEIRRVNVNIAPLTLEEFQELKLRRIGTYQLFQETYHRDTYKKVHIAGKKRDFDWRITAMDRAMAAGIDDVGIGALFGLYDWRFEMLALLQHIAHLVKHFGIGPHTISVPRIEPAVGSDLSLHPPIPVTDLEFKKLVAILRLTVPYTGIIMSTRETPEMRHETLALGVSQISAGSRTNPGGYNEDEQFDTSQFSLGDHRNLDEVVADITSMGYIPSFCTGCYRMKRTGKDFMDLAKPGLIKNYCDVNALSTFAEFLEHYASAETKESGDALVDSILEEMPAARRERAEKLVKGVRAGGRDLYV
- the groL gene encoding chaperonin GroEL (60 kDa chaperone family; promotes refolding of misfolded polypeptides especially under stressful conditions; forms two stacked rings of heptamers to form a barrel-shaped 14mer; ends can be capped by GroES; misfolded proteins enter the barrel where they are refolded when GroES binds), which codes for MMAKQLLFDHEARLALLNGVNQLADAVKTTLGPRGRNVLLERSFGAPKITKDGVTVAKEVEVEDPYENMGARMVRQAASKTNDLAGDGTTTATVLVQSLVENGLRQVTAGANPAHLKRGMEKGLAAALDAIGAMAKKIKNHDEVRQVATVSANGDTTIGDIIANAIEQVGEDGVITIEEGKSFDTEIELVDGMQFDRGYLSPHFVNDRENMRVNLEDAYILCYEKKISAIRELLPLLQKIAQASKPLLIIAEDLEGEALATLVVNRLRGILNVAAIKAPAFGDRRKEILRDLAILTGGQFLSEDLGMKLENLELSQLGTAKRVEITKDNTTIIQGGGKKKDIKGRIDQLRKGIETSTSDYDREKLQERLAKLAGGVAVIQIGAASEIELKEKKDRADDALNATRAAIEEGIVAGGGVPLLRAAAKVKALELSGDEKTGANVLAAAMMQPLAQIAVNAGLEGGVAINNVLETKGNIGFNAESGEMEDLVKAGIIDPAKVIRYAMQNAVSVAGMMITMECLITDAPEKDDDEK